Proteins from a genomic interval of Brucella intermedia LMG 3301:
- the groL gene encoding chaperonin GroEL (60 kDa chaperone family; promotes refolding of misfolded polypeptides especially under stressful conditions; forms two stacked rings of heptamers to form a barrel-shaped 14mer; ends can be capped by GroES; misfolded proteins enter the barrel where they are refolded when GroES binds), whose product MAAKDVKFGRTAREKMLRGVDILADAVKVTLGPKGRNVVIDKSFGAPRITKDGVSVAKEIELEDKFENMGAQMLREVASKTNDTAGDGTTTATVLGQAIVQEGAKAVAAGMNPMDLKRGIDLAVSEVVAELLGKAKKINTSEEVAQVGTISANGEAEIGKMIAEAMQKVGNEGVITVEEAKTAETELEVVEGMQFDRGYLSPYFVTNPEKMVADLEDAYILLHEKKLSNLQALLPVLEAVVQTSKPLVIIAEDVEGEALATLVVNKLRGGLKIAAVKAPGFGDRRKAMLEDIAILTGGQVISEDLGIKLETVTLDMLGRAKKVSISKENTTIVDGAGQKAEIDARVGQIKQQIEETSSDYDREKLQERLAKLAGGVAVIRVGGATEVEVKEKKDRVDDALNATRAAVEEGIVAGGGTALLRASAKISAKGINADQEAGINIVRRALQAPARQITTNAGEEASVIVGKILENASETYGYNTASGEFGDLIKAGVVDPVKVVRTALQNAASVAGLLITTEAMIAELPKKDAAPAGMPGGMGGMGGMDF is encoded by the coding sequence ATGGCTGCTAAAGACGTAAAATTCGGCCGCACTGCGCGCGAAAAGATGCTGCGCGGCGTCGATATCCTCGCTGACGCTGTTAAGGTAACGCTCGGCCCGAAGGGTCGTAACGTTGTTATCGACAAGTCCTTCGGCGCTCCGCGCATCACCAAGGACGGTGTATCGGTCGCCAAGGAAATCGAACTGGAAGACAAGTTCGAAAACATGGGCGCACAGATGCTGCGCGAAGTGGCTTCCAAGACCAACGACACCGCTGGCGACGGCACGACGACCGCTACCGTTCTGGGCCAGGCTATCGTTCAGGAAGGCGCAAAGGCTGTTGCTGCCGGCATGAACCCGATGGACCTGAAGCGCGGCATCGATCTCGCAGTTTCGGAAGTCGTTGCTGAACTTCTCGGCAAGGCCAAGAAGATCAACACCTCGGAAGAAGTTGCCCAGGTTGGCACGATCTCCGCTAACGGCGAAGCCGAAATCGGCAAGATGATCGCCGAAGCGATGCAGAAGGTCGGCAATGAAGGCGTGATCACGGTTGAAGAAGCCAAGACCGCTGAAACCGAACTCGAAGTCGTCGAAGGCATGCAGTTCGACCGCGGCTACCTGTCGCCTTACTTCGTCACCAACCCTGAAAAGATGGTTGCTGACCTCGAAGACGCATACATCCTTCTGCACGAAAAGAAGCTCTCGAACCTCCAGGCTCTTCTGCCGGTTCTGGAAGCTGTCGTTCAGACCTCGAAGCCGCTCGTCATCATCGCTGAAGACGTCGAAGGCGAAGCTCTTGCAACGCTCGTCGTCAACAAGCTGCGCGGCGGCCTGAAGATTGCTGCTGTCAAGGCTCCTGGCTTCGGCGACCGCCGCAAGGCAATGCTCGAAGACATCGCGATCCTCACGGGTGGTCAGGTTATCTCCGAAGACCTCGGCATCAAGCTCGAAACCGTCACGCTCGACATGCTCGGCCGCGCCAAGAAGGTCTCGATTTCGAAGGAAAACACCACGATCGTCGACGGTGCAGGCCAGAAGGCTGAAATCGACGCTCGCGTTGGCCAGATCAAGCAGCAGATCGAAGAAACCTCTTCGGACTACGACCGTGAAAAGCTTCAGGAACGTCTTGCCAAGCTCGCTGGTGGCGTTGCCGTCATCCGCGTCGGCGGTGCAACCGAAGTTGAAGTGAAGGAAAAGAAGGACCGCGTTGACGACGCGCTGAACGCAACCCGCGCTGCGGTTGAAGAAGGCATCGTTGCTGGCGGTGGTACCGCACTCCTCCGCGCTTCGGCCAAGATTTCTGCCAAGGGCATCAATGCCGACCAGGAAGCCGGCATCAACATCGTTCGTCGCGCTCTGCAGGCTCCGGCTCGCCAGATCACGACCAATGCCGGTGAAGAAGCTTCGGTCATCGTTGGCAAGATCCTTGAAAATGCCTCTGAAACCTATGGCTACAACACTGCCTCCGGTGAATTTGGCGACCTGATCAAGGCTGGCGTTGTCGATCCGGTCAAGGTTGTCCGCACCGCCCTGCAGAATGCAGCATCGGTTGCCGGTCTCCTGATCACGACCGAAGCCATGATCGCCGAACTGCCGAAGAAGGATGCAGCTCCGGCTGGCATGCCTGGCGGAATGGGCGGTATGGGCGGCATGGATTTCTAA
- the groES gene encoding co-chaperone GroES, which translates to MADIKFRPLHDRVVVRRVESEAKTAGGIIIPDTAKEKPQEGEIVAVGAGARDEAGKLIALEVKAGDKVLFGKWSGTEVKIGGEDLLIMKESDILGIVG; encoded by the coding sequence ATGGCTGATATCAAGTTCCGCCCGCTTCATGACCGCGTCGTCGTTCGTCGCGTTGAATCGGAAGCCAAGACCGCTGGCGGCATCATCATCCCTGACACCGCCAAGGAAAAGCCGCAGGAAGGCGAAATCGTCGCTGTTGGCGCTGGCGCTCGTGACGAAGCAGGCAAGCTGATTGCTCTGGAAGTCAAGGCTGGCGACAAGGTTCTGTTCGGCAAGTGGTCGGGCACCGAAGTCAAGATCGGCGGCGAAGACCTGCTGATCATGAAGGAATCCGATATTTTGGGTATCGTTGGCTAA
- a CDS encoding VWA domain-containing protein: MKNWITKAGRLQARVFRCLPQLTILRFGKDERGNFAMIAALVLVPLLLAGMVAVDTANLMRVRNNVQASLDAAALAVGKRFSTGESHTVVQDYGARIFYANVTALSADAINFQIAFPQDKTTDQQVQATAAFTYKSLFGVVASRLTGDNWDKHQYTLTASVRLKNTIEVALVLDNSKSMDETRSGSSKKRIDLLKDAASQLVETMASQSALITYVEKPVQFSLVPFAGSVNVGPQYLNAAWMDPEGKSSVNLENFTLPVTIDASRKIEEKPAGSGRYYKVGTGWGDRNNKPFSRAELYADLTRRSSEPWLAWQGCVESRPGPFALDVTPPSDNNPDTLFVPMFGPAEYYNVDSRGNVISTVLNSWWQDDMSLAYSPRQSDLKKYYLRDSLDKIYRKGRSEGGGPNYSCTTLPLTPLTDVTTEQGMKTVQTAIKAMVPNGGTNVPEAMAWGWRTIVQGAPFTEARASTERGNDKVVIVLTDGANTYYKYDGLAGSGPDRAGNLSYYSTHGYTARITKKYSQSRLFQESGVSVSQNNTTYTKALNARFAKLCDNAKAANIIVMTVALDLNEANSTEKAQIDLLRSCSSNSRVRMEGGKPAKLFWNSTGGELSETFRQIGDELSNLRLVD; encoded by the coding sequence ATGAAGAACTGGATCACGAAAGCCGGCAGGCTTCAGGCGCGCGTTTTTCGCTGTTTGCCTCAATTGACCATCCTGCGCTTCGGGAAAGACGAGCGCGGGAATTTCGCCATGATCGCGGCTTTGGTGCTCGTCCCCCTGCTTCTGGCCGGCATGGTTGCGGTTGACACCGCAAACCTCATGCGCGTGCGCAACAACGTGCAGGCTTCGCTGGATGCCGCCGCTTTGGCTGTAGGCAAGAGGTTCTCCACGGGCGAAAGCCATACGGTCGTACAGGACTACGGTGCCCGAATTTTTTACGCCAACGTCACCGCGCTGAGCGCAGACGCAATCAATTTCCAGATTGCCTTTCCCCAGGACAAGACGACGGACCAGCAAGTACAGGCCACTGCCGCATTCACCTACAAATCCCTATTTGGCGTCGTCGCCTCCCGCCTTACAGGCGACAATTGGGATAAACACCAATATACGCTCACAGCGTCTGTCCGGCTCAAGAACACCATCGAAGTCGCTCTCGTCCTCGACAACTCCAAATCAATGGATGAAACAAGAAGCGGATCGTCAAAAAAACGCATCGATCTTCTAAAGGATGCCGCCTCGCAACTTGTGGAGACGATGGCCTCACAATCCGCGCTCATAACCTATGTCGAAAAACCAGTGCAATTTTCACTGGTTCCTTTCGCCGGTTCTGTGAATGTCGGCCCACAATATCTCAATGCGGCCTGGATGGACCCGGAAGGCAAATCTTCCGTCAATCTTGAAAATTTCACCCTGCCCGTCACGATCGACGCTAGCCGCAAGATAGAAGAAAAGCCCGCGGGCAGCGGACGATATTACAAAGTGGGAACCGGCTGGGGAGACCGTAACAACAAACCTTTTTCACGGGCGGAGCTTTATGCTGACCTCACACGGAGATCAAGCGAGCCGTGGCTCGCCTGGCAGGGGTGCGTCGAATCTCGTCCCGGACCTTTTGCGCTGGATGTAACGCCACCTTCTGACAATAATCCAGATACGTTGTTTGTGCCAATGTTCGGTCCGGCTGAATATTACAACGTGGATAGCAGGGGAAATGTAATTTCCACAGTTTTGAACAGCTGGTGGCAAGATGATATGTCTCTTGCCTACTCACCCCGACAAAGCGACTTGAAAAAATACTATCTGCGCGATTCCCTCGACAAGATCTATCGGAAGGGAAGATCGGAAGGCGGTGGCCCTAACTATAGCTGCACAACATTACCCCTCACGCCTTTGACTGACGTTACAACCGAACAAGGGATGAAAACGGTCCAGACGGCAATCAAGGCAATGGTGCCGAACGGCGGTACGAATGTCCCCGAAGCCATGGCCTGGGGCTGGCGAACCATCGTCCAGGGCGCCCCGTTCACAGAAGCCCGGGCCTCAACGGAACGAGGCAATGACAAGGTGGTGATCGTACTCACCGATGGTGCCAATACTTATTACAAATATGACGGCCTGGCTGGCTCAGGGCCCGACCGTGCCGGAAACCTGTCCTATTACTCGACACATGGCTATACCGCCCGCATAACCAAAAAATATAGCCAGAGCCGCCTCTTTCAGGAAAGCGGCGTTTCAGTTTCCCAAAACAACACGACATACACCAAGGCTTTGAATGCCCGCTTTGCCAAACTCTGCGACAACGCCAAAGCCGCCAATATCATTGTCATGACGGTCGCGCTCGATCTCAACGAAGCAAACAGCACGGAGAAAGCACAAATAGACTTGTTGAGATCGTGCTCTTCAAACTCACGCGTGCGCATGGAAGGCGGCAAACCGGCTAAACTCTTCTGGAATTCGACCGGCGGCGAACTGAGCGAGACCTTTCGGCAGATTGGCGATGAACTGTCAAACTTGCGTCTCGTCGATTGA
- a CDS encoding TIGR01459 family HAD-type hydrolase, protein MKQLERLDDLTDQYDVLFCDVWGVVHNGVAAYPPAIEALKRARAKGVTVILVTNSPRPHPDVEKQMLGLGVPSDTYDRVVTSGDVTRDLIAEGPRKVFHIGCERELTIYDGLDVELVEEFEASGVVCTGLYDDESETPDDYKELLVRLRSRNLPFICANPDIMVERGSRLIWCAGALAREYGQLGGRTLIAGKPHRPIYEAALRFAEEIRGTKVEKSQILGIGDGVLTDVKGAADFGLDVLYISGGVHAADYTTDGTVDIARMEAFLQKHGNRPVAALNALV, encoded by the coding sequence ATGAAGCAGCTTGAACGCCTCGACGATCTGACCGACCAGTACGATGTGCTCTTCTGCGATGTATGGGGTGTGGTACACAACGGCGTGGCCGCTTATCCGCCTGCAATCGAGGCACTGAAACGCGCACGCGCCAAGGGTGTTACGGTCATTCTTGTAACCAATTCTCCAAGGCCGCATCCCGATGTTGAAAAGCAGATGCTTGGCCTTGGTGTGCCCTCGGATACATATGATCGCGTAGTCACGTCCGGTGATGTAACCCGCGATCTGATTGCAGAAGGTCCGCGCAAGGTGTTTCACATCGGCTGCGAGCGCGAACTGACCATCTATGACGGTCTCGATGTCGAACTGGTCGAAGAATTTGAAGCTTCGGGCGTCGTCTGTACCGGGCTTTACGATGACGAAAGCGAAACGCCGGACGACTACAAGGAATTGCTCGTCCGGTTGCGCTCGCGCAATCTTCCGTTCATCTGTGCCAATCCGGATATCATGGTTGAACGTGGTTCGCGGCTGATCTGGTGCGCTGGCGCTCTCGCGCGCGAATATGGTCAGCTTGGCGGGCGAACCCTCATAGCCGGAAAACCACATCGCCCCATTTATGAGGCCGCTTTGCGGTTTGCCGAAGAAATTCGCGGCACGAAAGTCGAGAAAAGCCAAATTCTTGGGATTGGTGACGGGGTTCTCACCGATGTTAAGGGGGCTGCGGATTTCGGGTTGGATGTGCTTTACATCTCCGGTGGAGTTCATGCAGCAGACTATACGACCGACGGCACCGTTGACATTGCCCGAATGGAGGCGTTTCTCCAGAAGCATGGCAACCGCCCGGTTGCTGCGCTGAATGCTCTTGTTTGA
- a CDS encoding bifunctional riboflavin kinase/FAD synthetase yields the protein MTKSSFQRLSGTDSLPGHLHNCVVAIGNFDGVHRGHQAVLERALEIAEKRGLPAVVLTFEPHPRSFFKPDAPIDRLTAAPRKAEILRLMGFDAVVEQPFTVEFSSRSAEDFVEHILVERLHASCVVTGYDFHFGKGRRGTPEFLQKAGETAGFTVTLVDAFTDEGDNLVSSTRIRNLLCEGDVAQAAGLLGYRYMVCGEVIHGKKLGRTLGFPTANMQIDAQAGLKHGIYAVRFRRANGDLHDGVASFGRRPTVDSDGSPLLETFLFDFSDDLYGETACVSFFGFLRGEIKFDGLDPLIDQMKRDDAEARALLAGAKPLSELDRLLSFA from the coding sequence ATGACCAAATCCAGCTTTCAGCGCCTTTCTGGAACGGATTCCCTGCCGGGACACCTGCACAATTGTGTGGTGGCAATCGGCAATTTCGACGGAGTTCACCGCGGTCATCAGGCCGTTCTCGAACGCGCGCTGGAGATTGCCGAAAAACGTGGCTTGCCGGCCGTTGTTTTGACTTTCGAGCCGCACCCACGCAGCTTTTTCAAGCCGGATGCGCCGATCGATCGTTTGACAGCAGCACCCAGAAAGGCCGAAATCCTACGTCTCATGGGGTTTGATGCTGTCGTTGAGCAGCCCTTCACCGTTGAGTTTTCCTCCCGGTCGGCGGAAGATTTCGTCGAGCACATTCTCGTCGAACGATTGCACGCAAGCTGTGTGGTCACGGGGTATGATTTTCACTTCGGTAAGGGACGGCGTGGAACACCGGAATTCCTTCAGAAGGCGGGAGAAACTGCCGGGTTTACGGTTACGCTTGTCGATGCCTTTACGGATGAAGGCGATAATCTTGTCTCGTCGACCCGCATAAGAAATCTGCTTTGCGAAGGCGATGTCGCTCAGGCGGCGGGACTTCTCGGTTATCGCTATATGGTCTGCGGTGAAGTCATCCACGGCAAGAAGCTCGGGCGAACGCTAGGGTTTCCTACTGCCAATATGCAAATCGATGCCCAGGCGGGCTTGAAGCATGGAATTTATGCCGTCAGGTTCCGGCGTGCGAACGGCGACCTTCACGACGGTGTTGCAAGTTTCGGTCGGCGTCCCACTGTCGACAGCGATGGTTCTCCGCTACTTGAAACGTTTCTCTTCGATTTTTCAGACGATCTATATGGCGAGACCGCTTGTGTATCGTTCTTCGGGTTCCTGCGGGGCGAGATAAAGTTCGATGGCCTTGATCCGCTTATCGATCAGATGAAGCGGGACGATGCCGAGGCACGAGCTCTTCTTGCGGGGGCGAAGCCGCTGTCTGAACTGGATCGCTTGCTTTCTTTCGCGTGA
- a CDS encoding MipA/OmpV family protein, which produces MLEFNVARIVPRALVAGAAFLMSSPFAFSADVQQPDIYAAETAQPARKHFWSGDWYLKVGAAGLVAPKFEGSNKYRFSAQPLISLGRQGEATRFSSRNDNVSFALIDNDRFRVGLAGKLLFERDDDIHGLKDTKFGGEAGAFVDVYPTDWLRVRGEVRQGIRAHKGVVGDIAADAFYDVTPTVRVSGGPRATFASKDYFKTYYGVDAEEAAASGLSEYNPGSGFKSAGVGGAITWKATDKIDTSLFGEYSRLQGPAKDSSIVKERGSRDQFMVGVSATYRFDFSLD; this is translated from the coding sequence TTGTTGGAGTTTAATGTGGCACGTATTGTTCCTCGGGCACTTGTTGCAGGTGCCGCATTCCTGATGAGCAGCCCGTTTGCGTTTTCAGCAGACGTGCAGCAGCCCGATATTTATGCTGCGGAAACCGCGCAGCCAGCCCGCAAGCATTTTTGGTCCGGTGACTGGTATCTCAAGGTCGGTGCGGCTGGTCTCGTTGCTCCAAAGTTCGAGGGTTCCAACAAATATCGCTTTTCCGCACAGCCGTTGATCTCGCTGGGTCGACAGGGAGAAGCGACGCGTTTCTCGTCACGAAATGACAACGTATCCTTCGCCTTGATCGACAATGATCGTTTCCGCGTGGGGCTTGCAGGCAAGCTTCTCTTCGAACGCGATGACGATATCCATGGCCTGAAAGACACAAAGTTTGGCGGTGAGGCGGGCGCGTTTGTTGACGTTTATCCAACCGATTGGCTGCGCGTGCGCGGCGAAGTGCGTCAAGGTATTCGTGCGCATAAGGGCGTCGTAGGCGATATCGCTGCCGATGCGTTCTATGACGTTACGCCGACCGTTCGTGTGTCGGGCGGTCCACGTGCGACCTTCGCGTCCAAGGATTATTTCAAGACTTATTACGGCGTGGATGCCGAGGAAGCGGCAGCGTCGGGACTTTCAGAATATAATCCGGGTAGCGGCTTCAAGTCCGCTGGTGTCGGCGGTGCCATCACGTGGAAGGCAACCGACAAGATCGATACCAGCCTGTTTGGCGAATATAGCCGTCTGCAAGGGCCCGCGAAGGACTCGAGCATCGTCAAGGAACGCGGCTCGCGAGATCAGTTCATGGTCGGTGTCTCGGCAACTTATCGTTTCGATTTCTCGCTGGACTGA
- the ileS gene encoding isoleucine--tRNA ligase: protein MTETTKIDYSKTLYLPQTEFPMRAGLPQREPLFVERWENMNLYKKLREQAKDRPLYVLHDGPPYANGNIHIGHALNKILKDVITRSFQMRGYNSNYVPGWDCHGLPIEWKIEEKYRAEGKNKDEVPINEFRRECRDFAAGWIKVQTEEFKRLAILGDFENPYTTMNFHAESRIAGELLKFAASGQLYRGSKPVMWSVVERTALAEAEVEYHDVESDMIWVKFPVAGQNDLAGSAVVIWTTTPWTIPGNRAVSYSSRIEYGLYEVTEAENDFGPRPGEKLIFADKLAEESFAKAKLQFKRLRGIAADELGKVVLDHPLKGFGGGYEFVVPMLDGDHVTDDAGTGFVHTAPSHGREDFEAWMNNARELEARGIDPSIPFPVDDAGFYTKDAPGFGPDREGGPARVIDDNGKKGDANKSVMDQLIARDKLFARGRLKHSYPHSWRSKKQVIFRNTPQWFVYMDKNLGDGTTLRSRALKAIDDTRFVPASGQTRLRSMIEGRPDWVLSRQRAWGVPICVFVDEEGNILQDDAVNKRILEAFEAEGADAWFAEGARERFLGSRANEGWTQVRDILDVWFDSGSTHTFTLEDRPDMKWPADVYLEGSDQHRGWFHSSLLESCGTRGRAPYNAVVTHGFTMDEHGKKMSKSLGNTVTPQDVIKESGADILRLWVMTTDYWEDQRLGKSIIQTNIDAYRKLRNTIRWMLGTLAHDEGENVAHAELPELERLMLHRLTELDEIVRSGYDAFDFKRIARTLIDFMNVELSAFYFDIRKDALYCDAPSSVRRKAALQTVREIFDRLTTWLAPMLPFTMEEAWLDRYPLSVSIHAEQFRPTPAQWRDDVLAEKWRKVRAVRRVVTGALELERADKRIGSSLEASPVVYVSDKSLTDSLEGLDFAEICITSGISFSDADAPEGAFTLGDVKGVAVVPARAEGEKCARSWRYTTDVGSDPEFPEVSARDAVALRELKSLGKLEV, encoded by the coding sequence ATGACTGAGACGACCAAAATCGATTATTCCAAAACCCTTTATCTTCCGCAGACCGAATTTCCCATGCGCGCCGGGCTTCCGCAGCGCGAGCCGCTTTTCGTCGAGCGATGGGAGAACATGAACCTCTATAAGAAGTTGCGTGAGCAGGCGAAGGACCGTCCGCTTTATGTGCTTCACGATGGCCCGCCTTACGCCAACGGTAATATCCATATCGGCCATGCGCTGAACAAGATCCTCAAGGATGTCATCACGCGCTCCTTCCAGATGCGCGGATACAATTCGAACTACGTTCCGGGCTGGGATTGCCACGGCCTGCCTATCGAATGGAAGATCGAGGAGAAATATCGCGCCGAAGGCAAGAACAAGGATGAAGTGCCGATCAACGAATTCCGCAGGGAATGTCGGGATTTTGCTGCCGGCTGGATCAAGGTTCAGACGGAAGAATTCAAACGCCTTGCAATTCTCGGCGACTTTGAAAATCCATACACGACGATGAATTTCCACGCTGAATCGCGGATCGCCGGGGAACTCCTGAAGTTCGCTGCATCCGGTCAGCTTTATCGCGGCTCCAAACCGGTGATGTGGTCGGTTGTGGAACGCACCGCGCTGGCGGAAGCCGAAGTCGAATATCACGACGTCGAGTCCGACATGATCTGGGTCAAGTTCCCTGTCGCTGGCCAGAACGATCTTGCCGGTAGCGCAGTAGTGATCTGGACGACCACGCCGTGGACCATTCCCGGCAACCGCGCTGTGTCCTACTCCTCGCGTATCGAATATGGACTTTATGAAGTCACGGAAGCCGAGAACGACTTTGGGCCGCGCCCGGGGGAGAAGCTCATCTTCGCTGACAAGCTCGCCGAAGAAAGCTTCGCGAAGGCAAAGCTTCAGTTCAAGCGCCTGCGCGGTATTGCGGCTGACGAATTGGGCAAAGTCGTACTCGATCACCCGCTCAAGGGGTTTGGCGGCGGTTATGAATTCGTTGTACCGATGCTCGACGGTGATCATGTGACCGACGATGCCGGTACGGGCTTTGTGCATACCGCGCCAAGCCACGGTCGCGAAGACTTTGAAGCCTGGATGAACAATGCCCGCGAACTGGAAGCGCGGGGCATCGATCCAAGCATCCCGTTCCCCGTTGACGATGCCGGCTTCTATACCAAGGACGCGCCCGGATTCGGCCCGGACCGCGAAGGTGGACCTGCGCGTGTTATCGATGACAACGGCAAGAAGGGCGATGCCAACAAGTCCGTCATGGATCAGTTGATCGCCCGCGACAAGCTCTTCGCGCGCGGTCGCCTGAAGCATTCCTATCCGCATTCGTGGCGTTCCAAAAAGCAGGTCATCTTCCGCAATACGCCGCAGTGGTTCGTCTATATGGACAAGAACCTTGGTGACGGCACAACCTTGCGCTCACGCGCGCTGAAAGCCATTGACGACACTCGTTTTGTGCCAGCGTCTGGTCAGACGCGTCTGCGCTCGATGATCGAAGGCCGGCCGGACTGGGTACTTTCGCGCCAGCGGGCGTGGGGCGTGCCGATCTGCGTTTTCGTGGATGAGGAAGGCAACATCCTTCAGGATGATGCCGTCAACAAGCGCATCCTTGAAGCGTTCGAGGCAGAAGGCGCCGATGCGTGGTTTGCCGAAGGTGCGCGCGAGCGGTTCCTCGGCAGCCGCGCCAATGAAGGCTGGACGCAGGTACGCGATATCCTGGACGTCTGGTTCGATTCTGGTTCGACGCATACTTTCACGCTGGAAGATCGTCCGGACATGAAATGGCCGGCTGACGTCTATCTGGAAGGCTCGGACCAGCATCGTGGCTGGTTCCATTCTTCGCTTCTGGAAAGCTGCGGCACGCGCGGCCGGGCGCCATATAACGCCGTCGTGACTCATGGTTTCACCATGGACGAGCACGGCAAGAAGATGTCGAAGTCGCTCGGCAATACGGTCACGCCGCAGGACGTCATCAAGGAATCCGGGGCGGATATTCTGCGTCTGTGGGTTATGACGACCGATTACTGGGAAGATCAGCGCCTCGGCAAGAGCATCATCCAGACCAATATCGACGCCTATCGCAAGCTGCGCAACACGATCCGCTGGATGTTGGGCACGCTTGCTCATGATGAAGGCGAAAACGTCGCTCATGCGGAACTGCCGGAACTCGAACGCCTGATGCTGCACCGTCTGACGGAACTGGATGAGATCGTCCGCTCCGGCTATGACGCATTCGATTTCAAGCGCATTGCCCGCACGCTGATCGATTTCATGAATGTCGAGCTTTCGGCGTTCTATTTTGATATCCGCAAGGACGCCCTTTATTGCGATGCGCCGTCGAGTGTTCGCCGCAAGGCGGCGCTGCAGACCGTGCGTGAAATCTTTGATCGCCTGACGACCTGGCTCGCTCCAATGCTGCCTTTCACCATGGAGGAAGCCTGGCTTGACCGATATCCGCTTTCGGTTTCGATTCATGCCGAGCAGTTCCGCCCGACGCCAGCCCAATGGCGGGATGATGTGCTGGCCGAAAAGTGGCGCAAGGTTCGTGCTGTTCGCCGCGTAGTAACCGGCGCACTGGAACTGGAACGCGCCGACAAGCGCATCGGTTCGTCGCTGGAAGCTTCTCCGGTCGTCTATGTTTCCGACAAGAGCCTGACCGATTCGCTCGAAGGTCTAGATTTTGCGGAAATCTGCATCACCAGCGGCATTTCGTTCAGTGACGCCGATGCGCCCGAAGGAGCATTCACGCTTGGCGATGTGAAAGGCGTGGCTGTCGTGCCCGCACGTGCAGAGGGCGAAAAGTGTGCCCGCTCATGGCGGTATACGACGGATGTTGGCTCAGATCCCGAGTTTCCGGAAGTGTCGGCGCGTGATGCTGTTGCACTTCGCGAACTCAAGTCTTTGGGCAAGCTCGAAGTTTGA